The genomic stretch CATCCACTCTTCAGCAGTGCGCTGCTTCATGCCGTGTCTGATGGCCTCGATGGTTTCGGCCAGTCGCTTCTCGCTGGGCCACAGGTCGGGGGCATTGGGAAGCTCAGGATCGTCCAGCAATGCCTCAAGTCCTAACTCGGCGAGCCATCGGCGGTAGTGGTGGGCTTGACGGCTGCACATTTGGATGAAGCGGTCGTCTTTGGTGGGCGCGGTCATGAACGGCACCCGCATGACGCCGTACACCCGGCCCGGTTCCGGCGGCAGGTGGGTGCGGTTCCCATGTCCGCTGGTCATGTCGTACACGCTCAAGGCGTGAAGCAGGCTGGTATGAACTCTCTGGCCTTTGCCAGTACGCTGGCGGGCCCAGATGCCAGCCATGAGACCGACCGCGGCCAGCATTCCCGCCCCGTATGAGGCGATGGGCACCGGGGTGAACACCGGGCCGGGGCGCACACCTTGGTAGGAGGTCATGCGCCCGCTCTTGGCCGCCACGATCTGCTCGTAACCAGGGAGGTCACGCCAGGGACCCGTTTCTCCGAATCCGGTAATCGAGGCATATACCAGTTGGTCGTTCAGCCGGTGCAGGGTGTTGTAGTCCACTCCTAGCCTCTCGGCCACCAACGGTCGGAGAGCCTCAACAACACCGTCGGCCGCACGGGCCAGATCGAGAAACCGGTCTCGATCGCCGGCGTCGGCCAAATTGAGGGCTGCGCTTTTCTTGGCCCGATGCCAGACGGCGAAACCTGGTCGGTCCCGGTCTCGGTCACCGTCGGGCGGCTCGATCTTGACCACCTCGGCACCGTTTTCGGCCAAGACCATTCCGGCGATGCCCGCGGCCGCCCCCGAGCCGAGCTCGAGAACTCGCAATCCCTCTAGGGCAGTGGCCATGACTTGATTCTGGTACCTGCCGGGGCGCGGTACCTATCGGAATTGCCATCGAGTCCAGCCGGGACACCCAGCCGAGATAGCGTCGGGCCATGCCCCCGAGAACCATTGATTGCTGGGTGAACGTGAACATGGGCGATTACGAGCCGCCCGAATACCTGATCCGGGTCAAAGAGGACTACCTCCACGGCGGGGTCGATTTCTTCCGCAGCTTCACGCCCGAGGAGCTTCTGCCGCTCATGGACGAGCTCGGAGTTGAGAAGGCGGTCATTCAGGCCGCGGTGGGCGAGGACAACCCTCGACCCTTCGACTTTGTGGAACGCTACCCGGAGCGGTTTGCCCTGGCCGTCCACCTCGACCCTCGGGGATTGATGCCCGTGCTGTGGAAGCTCGAGGAAATGGTCAAGCAGTACCCGGTGGCACTGGCCCGGGTGGTGCCGTTCGGAGTGGATGTGCCGCCCAGCGACCCGGTGTACTACCCGCTCTACGCCAAGTGCACCGAGCTGGACTTGCCGTTATCGATCAACACCGGCATTCCCGGCCCGCCCATGCCCGGCGAGGGCCAAGACCCGATGCTGCTGGATCGGATCTGCCTGCGCTTCCCCGACTTGAAGCTGTGCATGGCCCACGGCGCCGACCCGTGGTGGGGGGTGGCAATGCGGCTGATGATCAAATACAAGAACCTGCACCTCATGACCTCGGCCTATAGCCCGAAGCGGCTCCCAGAGGAGTTTGTCCACTTCATGAACACCCGGGGCCAAGACAAGGTGATCTTCGCCTCCGACCACCCGGCCCTCGACATGCGCCGCTGCATTACCGAGGCGTGGGATCTGGACCTGCGCGACGGCGTGCTGGACAAATACCTCTACGCCAACGCCGACCGCCTCTTCTTCGGCCCCCGCAATCCCCGCTACTGAGGTGGGCTGGATGGCTGCTAGACGAGGTAGGTGGCGGGCAGATCGTCAGGGTTCAATTTGGTAATGCGTTCGGGGGTGAACATCAACCCGATGCAGCTTTTTCTTGCCACTCAGCCGTCGCTGATGGCGATGGCCCGCTCGTCGGTGCCGAGATAGCTGGCGATCACCAGGGGGTCGTTGCGTACCTCGGAGGGGGCGCCCTCGGCGATCACCTTGCCAGCTTCTAGGCAGTACACCCTATCGCTGATGCTCATGATGAGGGGCATGTCGTGTTCGATGATCAACATGGCCGCGTCCAATTCCCGGCGGATGTTGACGATGAGCGGTCCGAATGCCTCGGTCTCCCGCTGGGCCACCCCGGCGGTGGGCTCGTCGAGGCACAGCACCCGGGTGCCCAGGGCCAGCAGGCCAGTGATCTCGACGATGCGCCGAGTCCCGGTGGACAAATCGCTGATAAAGGAATCCGCGTAGCGCCCCAGCCCCAGGTAGTCGATCAGCTCGTCGGCCTCGGCTCGACGCCGCCGTTCCAAGGCAAATGTGTGGGGGAGGTGCAGGGCGGTGCTCAGGAGTGGTGTGCGGCCCCGGGCCTCCAAGGCCACCTGCACCGTCTCTCGAACTGTCAACTCCGGGAACAGCGCTGCGGTCTGGAATGTGCGCCCCAGGCCGGCTCGGGCTCGGCGAGGCGCAGAGAACCGGGTGATGTCGGTGCCGAGCAGCTCCACTCGGCCGCTGGACGGCACGTAGCCACCCACCGCATTCATGAACGTGGACTTTCCGGCGCCGTTGGTGCCGATGAGGCCCACAATCTCGTCGGGATGGATCAGCACGGTGGCCTCCGACACCGCCTGTACGCCGCCAAACCGTACGCTGATGTCGTGCCCGGCCAGCATGGGTTCGGTGGCGGGCCGAGGATCTTCGGGCCGAGTTAGGCTGGTCGGAGCGGATTGGACGGTCTTGCCGCCGGGGTCAGGCCCAAGGCGCCGCTCGGCCAAGCCAACGAGGGCGTTGCGCGCGCTGTAGCCGATCTGTATGAGCCCGCCCGGAAAGTACATGAGCACCAGTAGCAGCCCGATGCTGGAGGAGAACAGGGCCACGGTTTCCGCGTTGTTGAACAGATTGGGAAGGCCATATACCCAAATCGCTCCCAAAACCGCGCCAACCGACGAACCCAGGCCCCCGATGACCACCATGCCCACAAGCTGTAGCGAATCCTCCACTTGGAAGAACCGCTCGCTGATCGGGACATTCTGTACCAGCCCGGCCAGCATTGCTCCGCCCAACCCGGCGATGCCGCCGGCTATAGCGAACGACGACAGCTTGGACCGCACCGGCCCCACCGTGTAGCCCGAGGCAGAATCGGCGTTGTCGCGCACCGCGATGATGGTGCGGCCCACTCCCGATTGGCGCAGCCGGCTGACGATGATCACCGCAATCAGCAACAAGGCCAGACAGACGTAGTAGTAGGTCTTCTGCGACTTGAGCTCGAGGCCGAACAGCTCGCCCCGGCGGAACGACACCGACGATTTGTTGCCGCCGGTGAAGAACGGCCGACGATACAGGTACTGCTGGGCGGCCAGTGCGAACACGAATGTGGTCACCGCCAAATAGAGGCCGCGAACTCGAAGCGACCCGACACCGATCACCGCGGCCACCAGCGCAGAGAACAGCGCGGTCACCGGAATGGCCACCATGAACGGGATTCCCGCGGTCTCGAATTGGACGTCGAAGAAGTCCCACGACAAGGCATCGCCGGGCAAGAAGCCGGTGCCCACCGTGAAGTCCATGGACAACCCCCGTTTGAGGCTGGCCGCGAACAGGGCTCCCATGCCGGCGAAGGTCATCTGGGCCAGCGAGAGCTGGCCGGCCCAACCGGTGATAATGGTGACCGACAGTCCGCATACCGCAAAGCACAGCACCGTGGCGTACAGCAGCTGGCGGGACGGCAGGTTGGAGATGCCGGGAAGCTGCACCAGCACGATGCCGAGTGCCAATAGCGCGCCCAGCGCGATCTTGGACAGGTGTCGCAGCCACCACACCTGGCGCAGCCGCTCTGGTATGGCGCGCACTTTGGGGGCGAAGGAGAAGACTCCGGTTTCGCCTTGGCTGCGGCTTTGAAAGTACACGGCCACCAGAACAGCCAAGAAGATGACAAAGTCGATGAGGCCGGTCTCGGTGAAGAAGTTGAACCGGAAGAGGGCGTCGAGGAAGCCGATCAGCACTCCGGCCAGCATGGCTCGGGGGAAGGAGACCATTCCGGCCAGCACCGCGGCCACCATGGCCTTTCCCAGGGTTTGGGGGCCGAGGTTGGCCAGGCCGGCTATCTGTCCGGTTTCACCGGACAGCATGATCATCGACAGCGAGGCCAACAGCCCGGCCATCACCCACACGAAGGTGGACACCGTCTTCGGGTTGATACCCGACAGCCGGGAGAGATCGGGATTGTTGGCCGACGCAGACACCGACTTGCCGAATGAGGTCCGGTTCATGAACCAGCCCAACAGCAGAGCCATAACCGGCACCGCGATGAGAATGACGAGCTGTGGACCGCGCACGCGGATATCGCTAAACCACACGTTTTCCCAGATTCGGCCAACCGGCACCGGATATTTCCGGCCGGCAGCTTCGATGTCGGGAAGCTGGGAGATCACCAACTGGGCCAGCTGGGCAATGCCGACTGTGGCCACCAGCACGATCACTCGGGGAGAGTTGAACAATCGGCGGATCACAGTCAGCTCCACCGCGGCGGCGAACAGAACGCCCAGCGCCAGCGAGAGCGCCAGCGCCAGCCAGAATGGCCAGTCGTAGTTCAGGTGCAGCAGTGCCATCATTGAGGCGGCGATGATCCCCATGTTTCCCACCGCGAAGTTGATGACCCGGGTGGACCGGTAGATGAGCACGATCCCCAGGGCCACCAGCCCGGTGACCAGGCCGCTGACCACCCCGTTGAAGGCCAATTGCTGGGTGATCCAAGTGCCGACCACGGAAGCGGAGGCGATGTCCATCAGCCGCCCTCGGTGCCGAGGAAAACCGCCCGGGCCAGGTCGTCCCGTTCGGCCAGTTCCTGGGCCGGGCCCTCGAAGCGCACCTGCCCCTTCTCCAGGAACACGGCGCGATCAGCAATGGCCAGGGCCACATTCAGCGACTGCTCCACGATGATCATGGTCTGGCCTTGGTCCTTGAGCTCCTCGACCGTTTCCAAGAGTGACTGCACCACCACCGGGGCCAAGCCCAGCGACAGCTCGTCGATCATCAAAACCTCGGGCTCGTGCAGCATCACTCGGGCCAAAGCCAGCATTTGCTGCTGGCCACCCGAGAGGTTGCTGGCCCGCTCATTGGGCCGTTTGCCGAGGTCGGGGAACATGTCGAGCACTTTCTCTATTCGCCGGTCTCGGTCGCTGGCATCCCTGCGATAGGCGTAGGCTCCCATGAGGAGGTTGTCGCTGATCGAGAGGTCGCTCCACACTCCGGCCCCTCCGGGCAGCATGTGCAACCCCATGGCCGCCCGCTGTTCGGGAGTGGCGTAGGTGATGGTTTGGCCGTGCAAGCGCACAACCCCCCGCTCTGGGGTGACCAGTCCGGTGATCACCTTGAGCGCGGTGGACTTGCCCGCGCCATTGGTGCCTAATAGGGCCAGGGTCTCCTGCTTGCGCACTTCGAATCCGAGATCGAACAGCACCTGCACCTGTCCGTAGCTGAAGTCCACGTGGGCCACCTGGATGGCGGGCATGTCTTCGGGGTCGGTCTCGGCCTGGCGGCGTTCTTCGTCTTGTTCTTCCCTCAGCTCGCCAACCACCAGCGAGAGGTCGCGCCGCAGCCGGTTGGCCCCCCGCAGCACGAAGTAGGCGCCGATCGGCATGGCGGTTGCGGTGATGATGGTGATGGCGGTCTGCTCGCCGAGCTCGTTCTGGAGGAAGCCGGCGATGATGCTGCCCCCTACTCCGCCCACCATGACCATGAAGAAAGTCAAGAAGGCGGTGCCCATGCCCCGCAGCCGATAGGGGAACACCGCTTGGATGGCGGGCTGCACCATGGCGAAAGCCCCGCCCAGGAAGGTGGAGTTGATGGCGGAGAGAATCATGAACAGGGTGAGGTTGGGCATGGCGTACTGGATGGGTACCAACACGCCGATGGGCAGCAAGAGGATGCCAATGAGCCGCACCGCCCGATCGGGGTCCCTTCGGAAGGTGGCATCGAACCGGCGCCCAACGAAGGGCAGGAACAGCAACAGGCCCACCCCCGCCGGTGCCACCGCCAATCCGCGCTCTAGGGCGTCGAGTTCGAACTCTTCCTCCAGGAAAAACGACTGAATTGAGCCGGCTGGGAACAGGGCGAAGCCCATGGCTGCGAAGGCGATGGTCATATTGCGGATGGTGTCTATGTTCCAAATACGGGTGAAGGCGGCTTCCACCGAAATCGGCATCTTGTTGTCCTGTTTGAGGCCGGTGCCCAGCACATGCTTCTGCTCCCATTGGCCCCGGGGTGGCTCCCTCAAGAAGAAGGCCAAGAAAGCCAAAGCCGCGGTGGGCAATCCGAGCAGGTAGAACGCCCAGCGCCAGCCGTCATCGCCGCCAATCCACACTGCGATTCCCCCGGCCAAAACCGGGCTGATGGCCGAGAAGACGCGCCCCACTCCGGCGTTGGTGGCGTACATGCGGCCCCGGGTCTCAAGCGGGTAGGTGTCGGCCAGCATGCTGGGGTGCACGGTGATGGTGTTGGCCTTGGACATGCCGGCGAAGAACCGCATGAAGAAGAACATGAGGGCGTTGAACGCATACCCCGACAGGGCGCTGAATGCAGCAAAGGCCCCGCTGGCGATGCCGACGATGGGGCCGCGCCGGAAGCGGTCGGCTAGCCACCCCATCGGCCCGGCCCCCAGCACGAAGAACATGAGCGACGCCGTGCTGATGGCAGTGACGGTTCCGTCGCTTACCCCGAAGCTCCTGCCGATGTCGGGCCCCAAGATGGCCACCGCGCTGTTCTCCAGTTCGTCGAGGCTGTTCAGCGCCAACAAGACGACGAAGGTCTGAAAGCCTCCTTTGCGCAGGCCCTCTCTGAGCGTTGTCTGTTCGCCGCCCACGCCGGGCAACAGGTCGTCAGGAAACAGGACCTCAGCCTTTTGGGCGTCCCGCCGAGCGGCCTCCCCCTCTAGGACCGTGGTGGCCAGCGCGTCGATGGACTCGCTCTGGGCCTGTTCGTTGTCCAACGTCCCCCCCAAGCTTGGGCGGCCACATTCGGCCTGTGCTGGCCCATGAGAGTAGCGTCAGAAGATCGAGGAGATGCCAAAAGCAGGGCAGGGGGATTCATGAGCTCACCTTCGAACGTCGCGGTCATCCTGCTGGATTCGCTGAATCGGCACATGCTGGGGAGCTACGGC from bacterium encodes the following:
- a CDS encoding amidohydrolase family protein; protein product: MPPRTIDCWVNVNMGDYEPPEYLIRVKEDYLHGGVDFFRSFTPEELLPLMDELGVEKAVIQAAVGEDNPRPFDFVERYPERFALAVHLDPRGLMPVLWKLEEMVKQYPVALARVVPFGVDVPPSDPVYYPLYAKCTELDLPLSINTGIPGPPMPGEGQDPMLLDRICLRFPDLKLCMAHGADPWWGVAMRLMIKYKNLHLMTSAYSPKRLPEEFVHFMNTRGQDKVIFASDHPALDMRRCITEAWDLDLRDGVLDKYLYANADRLFFGPRNPRY
- a CDS encoding ATP-binding cassette domain-containing protein, which translates into the protein MDIASASVVGTWITQQLAFNGVVSGLVTGLVALGIVLIYRSTRVINFAVGNMGIIAASMMALLHLNYDWPFWLALALSLALGVLFAAAVELTVIRRLFNSPRVIVLVATVGIAQLAQLVISQLPDIEAAGRKYPVPVGRIWENVWFSDIRVRGPQLVILIAVPVMALLLGWFMNRTSFGKSVSASANNPDLSRLSGINPKTVSTFVWVMAGLLASLSMIMLSGETGQIAGLANLGPQTLGKAMVAAVLAGMVSFPRAMLAGVLIGFLDALFRFNFFTETGLIDFVIFLAVLVAVYFQSRSQGETGVFSFAPKVRAIPERLRQVWWLRHLSKIALGALLALGIVLVQLPGISNLPSRQLLYATVLCFAVCGLSVTIITGWAGQLSLAQMTFAGMGALFAASLKRGLSMDFTVGTGFLPGDALSWDFFDVQFETAGIPFMVAIPVTALFSALVAAVIGVGSLRVRGLYLAVTTFVFALAAQQYLYRRPFFTGGNKSSVSFRRGELFGLELKSQKTYYYVCLALLLIAVIIVSRLRQSGVGRTIIAVRDNADSASGYTVGPVRSKLSSFAIAGGIAGLGGAMLAGLVQNVPISERFFQVEDSLQLVGMVVIGGLGSSVGAVLGAIWVYGLPNLFNNAETVALFSSSIGLLLVLMYFPGGLIQIGYSARNALVGLAERRLGPDPGGKTVQSAPTSLTRPEDPRPATEPMLAGHDISVRFGGVQAVSEATVLIHPDEIVGLIGTNGAGKSTFMNAVGGYVPSSGRVELLGTDITRFSAPRRARAGLGRTFQTAALFPELTVRETVQVALEARGRTPLLSTALHLPHTFALERRRRAEADELIDYLGLGRYADSFISDLSTGTRRIVEITGLLALGTRVLCLDEPTAGVAQRETEAFGPLIVNIRRELDAAMLIIEHDMPLIMSISDRVYCLEAGKVIAEGAPSEVRNDPLVIASYLGTDERAIAISDG
- a CDS encoding MFS transporter — its product is MDNEQAQSESIDALATTVLEGEAARRDAQKAEVLFPDDLLPGVGGEQTTLREGLRKGGFQTFVVLLALNSLDELENSAVAILGPDIGRSFGVSDGTVTAISTASLMFFVLGAGPMGWLADRFRRGPIVGIASGAFAAFSALSGYAFNALMFFFMRFFAGMSKANTITVHPSMLADTYPLETRGRMYATNAGVGRVFSAISPVLAGGIAVWIGGDDGWRWAFYLLGLPTAALAFLAFFLREPPRGQWEQKHVLGTGLKQDNKMPISVEAAFTRIWNIDTIRNMTIAFAAMGFALFPAGSIQSFFLEEEFELDALERGLAVAPAGVGLLLFLPFVGRRFDATFRRDPDRAVRLIGILLLPIGVLVPIQYAMPNLTLFMILSAINSTFLGGAFAMVQPAIQAVFPYRLRGMGTAFLTFFMVMVGGVGGSIIAGFLQNELGEQTAITIITATAMPIGAYFVLRGANRLRRDLSLVVGELREEQDEERRQAETDPEDMPAIQVAHVDFSYGQVQVLFDLGFEVRKQETLALLGTNGAGKSTALKVITGLVTPERGVVRLHGQTITYATPEQRAAMGLHMLPGGAGVWSDLSISDNLLMGAYAYRRDASDRDRRIEKVLDMFPDLGKRPNERASNLSGGQQQMLALARVMLHEPEVLMIDELSLGLAPVVVQSLLETVEELKDQGQTMIIVEQSLNVALAIADRAVFLEKGQVRFEGPAQELAERDDLARAVFLGTEGG